A genomic window from Candidatus Kouleothrix ribensis includes:
- a CDS encoding carboxypeptidase regulatory-like domain-containing protein: protein MLHLFRWRPLLIGSVLLLMLGSLLVSLLPVPTVLAAGNITGTVYQDYNANGARDTSGTAPNLAIDAGVGGVTVTAYSAAGAVVATATSSSLPATLGQYTLNLGAVADSTPLRIEFTGLPSGFQPAPHGSNNATNLRFASATAAAQGGLDFGIMRPAEYCQNNPTLFTTCFTSGDPLAGGTAATGDALIAYPYTAIGQNPALLSHLTLSQQIGATWGLAYRRATHQLFTGALMKRHAGLGPLGTGGLYVVDYSNPALPATSNFLDLQTLAGVSTGTDPRSAPGYPALPANKNVSSLDPGAFDAVGKIGLGGIDLSTDENTLYVMNLNSRELLAVDLASKTLVSRTAVGNPGCTNAADVRPWAVKVHDGQVYIGVVCSAQSSGNRADLDFLIARLNGGAFTTVFNGDLGYTKGATHSSFPAACNRWEPWATTFADLVRIGSVAAGTRVCRPQPILSDLEFDTDGSIIAGFVDRTGHQTGVSQRATSAADATLYSGYVNGDILRIYNNAGTFVLESGGTTPAGGGCGLNGQGPGGGEFYCGEFYSSLHNETSLGGLARWPGANELPLTVMDPLDIFSGGVSWMNNSTGADNRRYELFSNTIGGAVPITNTGTFGKAAGLGDIEALCDAAPIEIGNRVWSDTNQNGIQDAGEPGIAGVTVTLYDDAGAAVPNASAITDGSGAYFFSSAAGTNSTSAIYNLPIAPNTSYSIRIDNPADFGPGGVLADAALAPANADASANGDTRDSDAVANAPGDVRIAVGTGPAGANDHTYDAGFTPQLRLGNLVWDDANNNGLKDPAESGIGSVPVNLYRDSDNNGVPDGLAIDTTLTVAGVYTFTGLISDTYIVEIVPPPGYRSSTGANGAAIGPYEGAATPDPDSNIDGDDNGTSAGATIRSKPIALAANSEPDVGVDGDGTSGNLTVDFGLFQPYSLGNRVWFDLNNNGAIDPGESGIANQPVYLLSSDGTTLISSTSTLNGGYYRFDNLGAGDYRVAAETPAGYISSTRGEEADPNADGDSNDNGVTVNGTTMRSAPVTLGASAEPTGETDLGTGGQGAADNHANMTVDFGFTQPVALGNLIWFDADNNHLFDLGESGIVSVTVQLFPAGANPLTSTATLTTTTAGGGFYVFDQLAPGQYFAFIPPSQFGPGGALEGLFSTTGSGSSPSADDDLDENGIDSATPGTTGISSMVYTLLPNSLPIAETGQGSYTGTLDDDNVNLTADFGFHEHVALGNLVWFDSNNDGVKDPGESAASGVEVRLFTSGADPLVATPVLTTTTDASGRYVFDQLAPGQYFVHIPPSQFGPGGALHGATSSTGSGTSQAADQDVDENGIDAATPATTGISSMVYNLQPNSLPIGDDDTGYTGTLDDDNVNLTADFGFFTKVALGNLVWFDSNNNGVKDPAESGIKDVTVLLFPAGASPLTGTATLTTTTDASGRYVFDQLVPGQYFVHIPPGQFGPGGALAGHVSSTGSGTSQAADQDVDENGIDAATPAVTGISSIAYNLQPNGQPIGDDDTGYTGTLDDNDTNLTADFGFYTPVNLGNLVWHDANNNGAKDPAESGIDGVGLQLFASGADPLTATPILTTTSSGGGLYHFDTLAPGSYFVYLPTPPAAYPASSTPTDPADNGQDNDDNGAQAAPGGPTRSPDIALSAGGEPGTPTDGDDTNGDQTIDFGFFAAYSLGNQVWNDANNNGVKDLAESGIDGVTAELWAANPSGTPLGAAPVLTDTTSSGGFYLFTGLLAGDYVVVIPSGNFAGAGALAGFHSSGVTQSGEAPASTDTTASGTNNDHGTTLLAAAGAVPAGAVIGPRYTLGAGQPTGEDGNTTPGHPDGTSDDRSNLTADFGFYSLSLGNIAWNDANNDGLKGGGESGIDGLTVNLYADANGDAAPDGAPIASTTTSNGGHYLFGGLRAGSYLAELVKSGAYSTYTTSSGTNGSASGPYEPGIAESNSPADEERDHGTAVSASAIRSGTIALTAGAEPAGETDTTAPASVALPGGSTLPSNPAGDSNTNTTIDFGLYQPLGLGNLVWHDANNNGAKDPAESGIDGVGLQLFASGADPLTATPILTTTSSGGGLYHFDTLAPGSYFVYLPTPPAAYPASSTPTDPADNGQDNDDNGAQAAPGGPTRSPDIALSAGGEPGTPTDGDDTNGDQTIDFGFFAAYSLGNRVWYDTNDNGQIDPAESGIAGVVVSVLADANGDGIPDLLDAPIATVTTDSAGYYRFDDLPAGGYVVRIEGGTAAGQNYGPGGALVGYTNSTPTEATPDSDADSNDNGINTASPVGGGVLSGPITLGPGESEPAGESEPASYGPGATTGSAAADLRANLTVDFGFYRLAVGNLLWYDGDNDGLKDPAESPLGAGVLIELRTAGGTLVATTTTISGTYSFDRQTSGPNAGAGLVAGDYLVQIPAGEFAPGRPLDGYVSSAPTEADPDTNVDEAGSGPTPGDNGVNDTSPVSNGIRSGTLTLTPGSAGAANNNSVINASGSTTNPTLDFGFTQLVRLGNRVWIDQNGDGLQGVGEPGLAGATVTLFAGDGITPATDLSGGSVAPIVTGATGAYTFTALLPGDYVVRAAPPAGYIATRSGGDPDNDDNTDSNGNPVVGQPYAQSTPVTLTVGGEPDTPADGDGPNGNLTVDFGFFQPVSVGDFVWEDQNGNGLQDSGEPGVAGVTATLFAGGIATLTTTTDLGGQYLFANLPPGQYEVHFSGLPGGLVPTIANVPGDDTIDSDGLVATSAPLAAGAADRTLDLGLLHPLSLGNLVFEDGDNNGSFDSVIDRPLAGATVVLFKGDGITPATDLGGAPVINQTTGTNGLYLFTNLAPGAYVAKVLGPAGYTSSDDLATTAGPDGNLNDDDNGVGTANLASSQPITLTSSLEPTNDGDADPNSNLTLDFGFWKPLRLGNLVWLDINNNGVKDLAEGGINGVAVDLYADANGDGLPGGGELAGSTTTSGGGLYQFTNLRPGDYIVVIGAPNFAALGPLEHLASSSGGASEPAPDVDANPADGDDNGTAQPGGSVRSAPLTLTSGGEPDTAADGDDTNGNQTVDFGFYPLAAIGDTTWLDTNSDGVLNNGEAGLPGVTVRLYRPGIDGQPGTADDVLAGSTVSGVNGAYSFTDLPAGDYFVQFTAPAGYALSPQDQGGNDAADSDADSTTGRTIITTLVPGENDPTWDAGLIYNASLGDRVWLDQNANGVQDAGEPGVPGVTVVLRDAGGTPVLTTTTDLSGSYGFARLAPGSYSIAVLPPSGYQASPADQGGSDTADSDIDPASGHTGPIVIAVGTADPSWDAGLYQEVSLGNLVWNDINNNGLVDRGEPGVGGVLVRLYRDSNANGILDGGDLPAGSTTTSAGLYLFDQLTPGRYLVQLDPANFAGGAVLAGYASSTGGIATNLQPGGPYEPAPNPNTDIDNDDSGSTGQGVVSGPIVLSSAGEPTSEDRDANSNLTIDFGVFMPASVGSVVWFDTNGDGVRDPGEAGVPNVTVTLYDANGQALASTTTGPDGTYLFTDLPPGVYTLGVSDLPQGLVFTSPNQGSDDSRDSDVDPATGRTEPITLVPGSNQPNWWAGLIPNPTAVTLRSFTATWRGSVLEVAWETSAELHSLGFYLYRSTTGRRGDAVLVTPSLIAARGRGQGGAAYTWYDGSTEPGQRYSYWLAEIELNGRVNEYGPADSAGTAAQQVLYVPVVVR from the coding sequence ATGCTGCACTTGTTTCGATGGCGCCCACTGCTCATCGGGAGCGTCCTGCTGCTGATGCTTGGCAGCCTGCTCGTGAGCCTGCTGCCGGTTCCTACCGTGCTCGCCGCAGGCAATATCACCGGCACCGTGTACCAAGATTACAACGCCAATGGGGCGCGCGATACCAGCGGCACTGCGCCGAACCTGGCGATCGACGCCGGCGTTGGCGGTGTGACGGTCACGGCCTACAGCGCCGCCGGCGCCGTCGTTGCAACGGCCACCAGCAGCAGCCTGCCCGCGACCCTTGGGCAGTATACGCTCAACCTGGGCGCAGTGGCCGATAGCACACCACTGCGGATCGAGTTTACCGGCTTGCCCAGCGGCTTTCAGCCCGCGCCGCACGGCAGCAACAACGCGACCAATCTGCGCTTCGCAAGTGCTACTGCCGCCGCGCAGGGTGGCCTCGACTTCGGGATCATGCGGCCGGCCGAGTATTGCCAGAACAACCCGACCCTGTTCACCACCTGCTTCACAAGCGGCGACCCGCTGGCCGGCGGCACGGCTGCGACCGGCGACGCGCTGATTGCCTACCCCTACACCGCCATCGGCCAGAACCCGGCGCTGCTGTCTCACCTGACGCTCAGCCAGCAGATTGGGGCGACCTGGGGGCTGGCCTACCGGCGCGCGACGCACCAGCTGTTCACCGGTGCGCTCATGAAGCGCCACGCCGGCCTCGGCCCGCTCGGCACCGGCGGGCTGTACGTGGTTGATTATAGCAACCCGGCCCTGCCGGCCACCAGCAACTTCCTCGACCTACAGACTCTGGCGGGGGTCAGCACTGGCACCGACCCGCGCAGCGCGCCGGGCTACCCGGCCCTGCCGGCGAACAAGAATGTCTCGAGCCTCGACCCCGGCGCGTTCGACGCGGTTGGCAAGATCGGCCTGGGCGGCATCGATCTCTCGACCGACGAGAATACGCTGTATGTGATGAACCTGAACAGCCGCGAGCTGCTCGCGGTCGATCTCGCCAGCAAGACGCTGGTGTCGCGCACTGCCGTGGGCAACCCTGGCTGCACCAACGCCGCCGACGTGCGGCCGTGGGCGGTCAAGGTTCATGACGGCCAGGTGTATATTGGCGTGGTCTGTAGCGCGCAGAGCTCGGGCAATCGCGCCGACCTCGACTTCTTGATCGCGCGGCTGAATGGCGGCGCGTTCACAACCGTGTTCAACGGCGATCTTGGCTATACCAAAGGCGCGACGCACTCGTCGTTCCCGGCCGCGTGCAACCGCTGGGAGCCGTGGGCGACCACCTTCGCCGATCTGGTGCGGATCGGCAGCGTGGCCGCCGGCACGCGCGTCTGCCGGCCGCAGCCGATCCTGAGCGATCTCGAGTTCGATACCGATGGCTCGATCATCGCCGGCTTCGTCGATCGCACCGGACACCAGACCGGCGTCAGCCAGCGCGCGACCAGCGCCGCCGACGCGACGCTGTACTCGGGGTATGTGAACGGCGACATTCTGCGCATCTATAACAACGCCGGCACATTCGTGCTCGAGAGTGGCGGCACAACGCCGGCCGGCGGCGGCTGCGGCCTGAACGGCCAAGGCCCCGGCGGTGGTGAGTTCTACTGCGGCGAGTTCTATAGCTCGCTGCATAACGAGACCTCGCTGGGTGGGCTGGCGCGCTGGCCAGGCGCAAACGAGCTGCCGCTGACGGTGATGGACCCGCTCGATATCTTCTCGGGCGGCGTGAGCTGGATGAACAATAGCACGGGCGCCGACAACCGGCGCTACGAGCTGTTCTCGAACACGATCGGCGGCGCGGTGCCGATCACCAACACCGGCACCTTCGGCAAGGCCGCCGGCCTGGGCGATATCGAGGCGCTGTGCGATGCCGCCCCGATCGAGATCGGCAACCGCGTGTGGAGCGATACCAACCAGAACGGCATCCAGGATGCCGGCGAACCCGGCATTGCCGGCGTGACCGTCACGCTCTACGATGACGCCGGGGCAGCTGTGCCGAACGCAAGCGCGATCACCGATGGCAGCGGTGCCTATTTCTTCAGCAGCGCGGCCGGGACAAATAGCACCAGCGCGATCTACAACCTGCCGATCGCGCCAAACACCAGCTATAGCATCCGGATCGACAACCCGGCCGACTTCGGCCCCGGCGGCGTGCTGGCCGATGCGGCGCTGGCGCCCGCAAACGCCGACGCGAGCGCAAACGGCGACACGCGCGACTCCGACGCGGTTGCTAATGCGCCGGGCGATGTTCGCATCGCCGTGGGTACCGGCCCGGCCGGCGCGAACGACCATACCTACGACGCGGGCTTCACACCGCAGCTCAGGCTGGGCAACCTGGTGTGGGACGACGCGAACAACAATGGGCTGAAAGACCCGGCCGAGAGCGGCATTGGCAGCGTGCCCGTCAACCTGTACCGCGATAGCGACAACAATGGCGTGCCCGATGGCCTGGCGATCGATACGACCCTGACAGTGGCCGGCGTATACACCTTCACCGGCCTGATCTCCGATACCTACATCGTCGAGATCGTGCCGCCGCCGGGCTACCGCAGCAGCACCGGCGCGAACGGCGCAGCGATCGGCCCCTACGAGGGCGCGGCCACGCCCGACCCCGACAGTAACATCGACGGCGACGACAACGGCACCAGCGCGGGCGCTACGATCCGCAGCAAGCCGATCGCGCTCGCCGCGAACAGCGAGCCGGATGTGGGCGTGGATGGCGATGGCACCAGCGGCAACCTGACGGTCGACTTTGGCCTGTTCCAGCCCTACTCGCTCGGCAACCGGGTCTGGTTCGACCTGAACAACAATGGCGCGATCGACCCTGGCGAGAGCGGCATCGCCAACCAGCCAGTGTATCTGCTGAGCAGCGACGGCACGACTCTGATCAGCTCGACAAGCACGCTAAACGGCGGCTACTACCGCTTCGACAACCTGGGTGCCGGCGATTACCGGGTTGCGGCCGAGACGCCGGCCGGCTATATCAGCAGCACGCGCGGCGAAGAGGCCGACCCCAACGCCGATGGCGACAGTAACGATAATGGCGTGACCGTGAATGGCACGACCATGCGCAGTGCGCCCGTGACGCTCGGCGCCAGCGCCGAGCCGACCGGCGAGACCGACCTGGGCACGGGTGGCCAGGGCGCCGCCGACAACCACGCGAATATGACGGTAGACTTCGGCTTCACCCAGCCGGTCGCGCTGGGCAACCTGATCTGGTTCGACGCCGACAACAATCACCTGTTCGACCTGGGCGAGAGCGGCATCGTCAGCGTGACGGTGCAGCTGTTCCCGGCCGGCGCCAACCCGCTCACCAGCACAGCCACGCTGACGACCACCACGGCGGGGGGTGGCTTCTATGTGTTCGACCAGCTTGCGCCCGGCCAGTACTTCGCGTTCATCCCGCCCAGCCAGTTCGGGCCTGGCGGCGCGCTCGAGGGCCTGTTCTCGACGACCGGCAGCGGCAGCAGCCCCAGCGCCGACGACGATCTGGACGAGAACGGTATCGATAGCGCGACCCCCGGCACCACCGGTATCAGCAGCATGGTCTACACGCTGTTGCCGAACAGCCTGCCGATCGCTGAGACCGGCCAGGGCAGCTATACCGGCACGCTCGACGATGATAACGTCAACCTGACCGCCGACTTTGGCTTCCACGAGCACGTGGCGCTGGGCAACCTGGTCTGGTTCGATTCGAATAACGATGGCGTGAAAGACCCAGGCGAAAGCGCGGCCAGCGGTGTCGAGGTGCGGCTGTTTACAAGCGGCGCCGACCCGCTGGTGGCCACGCCGGTGCTGACGACCACCACCGACGCGAGCGGCCGCTATGTGTTCGACCAGCTTGCGCCCGGCCAGTACTTCGTGCATATCCCCCCCAGCCAGTTCGGGCCAGGCGGCGCGCTGCACGGCGCGACATCGAGCACTGGCAGCGGCACAAGCCAGGCCGCCGACCAGGATGTGGACGAGAACGGCATCGACGCGGCTACCCCCGCCACCACCGGCATCAGCAGCATGGTCTACAACCTGCAGCCGAACAGCCTGCCGATCGGCGACGACGACACCGGCTATACCGGCACGCTTGATGATGACAACGTCAACCTGACCGCCGACTTTGGCTTCTTCACCAAAGTGGCGCTGGGCAACCTGGTCTGGTTCGATTCGAACAACAATGGCGTGAAAGACCCGGCCGAGAGCGGCATCAAAGACGTGACGGTGCTGCTGTTCCCGGCCGGCGCCAGCCCGCTCACCGGCACGGCCACGCTGACGACCACCACCGACGCGAGCGGCCGCTATGTGTTCGACCAGCTTGTGCCCGGCCAGTACTTCGTGCATATCCCTCCCGGCCAGTTCGGGCCAGGCGGCGCGCTGGCCGGCCACGTCTCGAGCACTGGCAGCGGCACAAGCCAGGCCGCCGACCAGGATGTGGACGAGAACGGCATCGACGCGGCCACGCCGGCCGTCACCGGCATTAGCAGCATCGCCTACAACCTGCAGCCGAACGGCCAGCCGATCGGCGACGACGACACCGGCTACACCGGCACGCTCGACGACAACGACACCAACCTGACCGCCGACTTCGGCTTCTACACGCCCGTAAACCTGGGCAACCTGGTGTGGCACGACGCGAACAACAATGGCGCGAAAGACCCGGCCGAAAGCGGGATCGATGGGGTCGGGCTGCAGCTGTTTGCGAGCGGCGCCGACCCGCTGACCGCCACGCCGATCCTGACCACCACCAGCAGCGGCGGCGGGCTCTACCACTTCGATACGCTGGCGCCGGGCAGCTATTTCGTGTACCTGCCCACGCCGCCAGCCGCCTACCCGGCCAGCAGCACGCCAACCGACCCGGCCGATAACGGCCAGGACAACGACGACAATGGCGCGCAAGCCGCGCCAGGCGGGCCAACCCGCAGCCCGGACATCGCGCTGAGCGCGGGCGGCGAGCCGGGCACGCCAACCGACGGCGACGACACCAACGGCGACCAGACGATCGACTTCGGCTTCTTCGCAGCCTACAGCCTGGGCAACCAGGTGTGGAATGACGCCAACAACAACGGCGTGAAAGACCTGGCCGAGAGCGGCATCGACGGGGTGACCGCCGAGCTGTGGGCCGCCAACCCGAGCGGCACGCCGCTAGGCGCGGCCCCGGTGCTGACCGACACCACCAGCAGCGGCGGCTTCTACCTGTTCACCGGCCTGCTGGCAGGCGACTATGTGGTGGTGATCCCGAGCGGCAACTTTGCCGGCGCAGGCGCGCTGGCCGGCTTCCACAGCAGCGGCGTAACCCAGAGCGGCGAGGCACCGGCCTCGACCGACACAACCGCCAGCGGCACGAATAACGACCACGGCACCACACTGCTGGCTGCGGCGGGCGCTGTGCCGGCCGGCGCAGTGATCGGCCCGCGCTACACACTTGGCGCCGGCCAGCCGACTGGTGAGGACGGCAATACAACGCCGGGCCACCCCGACGGCACATCCGACGATCGCAGCAACCTGACCGCCGACTTTGGCTTCTATAGCCTGAGCCTGGGCAATATCGCCTGGAACGACGCCAACAACGATGGACTCAAGGGCGGCGGCGAGAGCGGCATCGACGGCCTGACCGTCAACCTCTACGCCGACGCCAATGGCGACGCGGCGCCCGACGGCGCGCCGATCGCCAGCACCACCACCAGCAACGGCGGGCACTACCTGTTCGGCGGCCTGCGGGCCGGCAGCTACCTGGCCGAGCTGGTCAAATCGGGCGCCTACAGCACCTACACCACCAGCAGCGGCACCAATGGCAGCGCGAGCGGCCCGTACGAGCCGGGCATCGCCGAGAGCAACAGCCCGGCCGACGAGGAGCGCGACCACGGCACGGCCGTGAGTGCGAGCGCGATCCGCAGCGGCACGATCGCCCTCACGGCCGGCGCCGAGCCGGCCGGCGAGACCGACACGACCGCCCCGGCCAGTGTGGCGCTACCGGGTGGCAGCACGTTGCCCAGCAACCCGGCCGGCGACAGCAACACCAACACGACGATCGACTTCGGCCTGTACCAGCCGCTTGGCCTGGGCAACCTGGTGTGGCACGACGCGAACAACAATGGCGCGAAAGACCCGGCCGAAAGCGGGATCGATGGGGTCGGGCTGCAGCTGTTTGCGAGCGGCGCCGACCCGCTGACCGCCACGCCGATCCTGACCACCACCAGCAGCGGCGGCGGGCTCTACCACTTCGATACGCTGGCGCCGGGCAGCTATTTCGTGTACCTGCCCACGCCGCCAGCCGCCTACCCGGCCAGCAGCACGCCAACCGACCCGGCCGATAACGGCCAGGACAACGACGACAATGGCGCGCAAGCCGCGCCAGGCGGGCCAACCCGCAGCCCGGACATCGCGCTGAGCGCGGGCGGCGAGCCGGGCACGCCAACCGACGGCGACGACACCAACGGCGACCAGACGATCGACTTCGGCTTCTTCGCAGCCTACAGCCTGGGCAACCGGGTGTGGTACGACACCAACGACAACGGCCAGATCGACCCGGCCGAGAGCGGCATCGCCGGGGTGGTGGTGAGCGTGCTGGCCGATGCGAATGGCGACGGCATACCCGATCTGCTGGATGCGCCGATCGCCACGGTGACGACCGACAGCGCCGGCTACTACCGCTTCGACGACCTGCCTGCCGGCGGCTATGTCGTGCGCATCGAGGGCGGCACCGCCGCAGGGCAGAACTACGGCCCTGGTGGGGCGCTGGTGGGCTACACCAACAGCACGCCGACCGAGGCTACGCCAGACAGCGATGCCGATAGCAACGACAACGGCATCAACACCGCCAGCCCGGTCGGCGGCGGCGTGCTGAGCGGGCCGATCACGCTGGGGCCGGGCGAGAGCGAGCCGGCCGGCGAGAGCGAGCCGGCAAGCTATGGCCCTGGCGCGACCACCGGCAGCGCCGCCGCCGATCTGCGCGCAAACCTGACGGTCGACTTCGGCTTCTACCGGCTGGCCGTCGGCAACCTGCTGTGGTACGACGGCGACAACGACGGCCTGAAAGACCCGGCCGAGAGTCCGCTCGGTGCCGGCGTGCTGATCGAGCTGCGCACCGCAGGCGGCACGCTGGTGGCCACCACCACCACGATCAGCGGCACCTACAGCTTCGACCGGCAGACCAGCGGGCCGAACGCGGGCGCCGGCCTGGTGGCCGGCGATTACCTGGTGCAGATCCCGGCCGGCGAATTCGCCCCCGGCCGGCCGCTAGACGGCTATGTGAGCAGCGCGCCCACCGAGGCCGACCCCGATACGAACGTCGATGAGGCCGGCAGCGGCCCGACCCCCGGCGACAACGGGGTGAACGACACCAGCCCGGTCAGCAACGGCATCCGCAGCGGCACGCTGACGCTCACGCCAGGCAGTGCGGGCGCGGCCAACAACAACAGTGTCATTAACGCCTCTGGCAGCACCACCAACCCAACGCTCGACTTCGGCTTCACCCAGCTGGTGCGGCTGGGCAACCGGGTCTGGATCGACCAGAACGGCGACGGCCTGCAGGGCGTGGGCGAGCCAGGCCTGGCCGGCGCAACCGTGACCCTATTCGCGGGCGACGGGATCACACCGGCCACCGACCTGAGTGGCGGCTCGGTTGCGCCGATCGTCACCGGCGCGACTGGCGCGTACACCTTCACCGCGCTGCTGCCCGGCGACTATGTCGTACGCGCGGCGCCGCCGGCCGGCTACATCGCCACGCGCAGCGGCGGCGACCCCGACAACGACGATAACACCGACTCGAACGGCAACCCGGTGGTGGGCCAGCCCTACGCCCAGAGCACCCCGGTGACACTGACGGTCGGCGGCGAGCCAGACACCCCGGCCGACGGTGATGGCCCGAACGGCAACCTGACGGTCGACTTCGGCTTTTTCCAGCCGGTGAGCGTGGGCGACTTCGTGTGGGAGGATCAGAACGGCAATGGCCTGCAAGACAGCGGCGAGCCCGGCGTGGCGGGCGTGACTGCAACCCTGTTTGCCGGCGGGATCGCCACCCTGACGACCACCACCGACCTGGGCGGGCAGTACCTGTTCGCGAACCTGCCGCCCGGCCAGTACGAGGTACATTTCAGCGGCCTGCCGGGCGGCCTGGTGCCGACGATCGCAAATGTGCCCGGCGACGACACGATCGACTCGGACGGCCTGGTCGCCACCTCGGCGCCGCTGGCGGCCGGCGCGGCCGACCGCACGCTCGACCTGGGCCTGCTGCACCCGCTATCGCTCGGCAACCTGGTGTTCGAGGATGGCGACAACAACGGCAGCTTCGATAGCGTGATCGATCGCCCGCTGGCCGGCGCGACGGTGGTGCTGTTCAAAGGCGACGGCATCACACCGGCTACCGACCTGGGCGGCGCGCCGGTTATCAACCAGACCACTGGCACCAACGGGTTGTACCTGTTCACAAACCTGGCGCCCGGCGCATACGTGGCCAAGGTGCTCGGCCCGGCCGGCTACACCAGCAGCGACGATCTTGCTACGACCGCCGGCCCCGACGGCAACCTGAACGACGACGACAATGGCGTGGGCACGGCCAACCTGGCCAGCAGCCAGCCGATCACACTCACCTCGAGCCTCGAGCCGACCAACGACGGCGACGCCGACCCGAACAGTAACTTGACGCTCGACTTCGGCTTCTGGAAGCCGCTGCGCCTGGGCAACCTGGTGTGGCTCGACATCAACAACAACGGCGTGAAAGACCTGGCCGAGGGCGGCATCAACGGCGTGGCGGTCGATCTGTATGCCGATGCGAATGGCGACGGGCTGCCCGGCGGCGGCGAGCTGGCCGGCAGCACCACCACCAGCGGCGGCGGCCTCTACCAGTTCACCAACCTGCGCCCCGGCGACTATATCGTAGTGATCGGCGCGCCGAACTTCGCCGCGCTCGGCCCGCTCGAGCACCTGGCCAGCAGCAGCGGCGGCGCAAGCGAGCCGGCGCCGGATGTGGACGCCAACCCGGCCGACGGCGACGACAATGGCACGGCCCAGCCCGGCGGCTCGGTACGTAGCGCCCCGCTAACGCTCACATCGGGCGGCGAGCCCGACACCGCCGCCGATGGCGACGACACCAACGGCAACCAGACGGTCGACTTCGGCTTCTACCCGCTGGCCGCGATCGGCGATACCACCTGGCTCGACACCAACTCCGACGGCGTGCTGAATAACGGCGAGGCTGGCCTGCCCGGCGTGACCGTGCGGCTGTACCGGCCCGGCATCGACGGCCAGCCCGGCACCGCCGACGACGTATTGGCCGGCAGCACGGTCAGCGGGGTCAACGGCGCCTACAGCTTTACCGACCTGCCGGCGGGTGATTACTTCGTGCAATTCACAGCACCGGCCGGCTACGCCCTGAGCCCGCAAGACCAGGGCGGCAACGACGCGGCCGACAGCGACGCCGACAGCACCACCGGCCGCACGATCATCACAACGCTGGTGCCGGGCGAAAACGACCCGACCTGGGACGCCGGCCTGATCTACAACGCCAGCCTGGGCGACCGGGTCTGGCTCGACCAGAATGCCAACGGCGTGCAGGATGCCGGCGAACCCGGTGTGCCGGGTGTGACCGTGGTGCTGCGCGATGCCGGCGGCACGCCGGTGCTAACGACCACCACCGACCTGAGCGGCAGCTACGGCTTCGCCCGCCTGGCGCCCGGCAGCTACAGCATCGCGGTGCTGCCGCCGAGCGGCTACCAGGCTAGCCCGGCCGATCAGGGCGGCAGCGACACGGCCGATAGCGACATCGACCCGGCCAGCGGCCACACTGGCCCGATCGTGATCGCCGTCGGTACGGCCGACCCGAGCTGGGACGCCGGGCTGTACCAGGAGGTGAGCCTGGGCAACCTGGTGTGGAACGACATCAACAACAACGGCCTGGTCGACCGCGGCGAGCCGGGTGTGGGTGGCGTGCTGGTGCGGCTATACCGCGACAGCAACGCCAACGGCATACTCGACGGCGGCGATCTGCCGGCTGGGAGCACCACCACCAGCGCCGGCCTGTACCTGTTCGACCAGCTGACGCCTGGCAGGTACCTGGTGCAGCTTGACCCGGCCAACTTCGCGGGCGGCGCGGTGCTGGCGGGCTACGCCAGCAGCACCGGCGGGATCGCCACCAACCTGCAGCCAGGCGGGCCGTACGAGCCGGCGCCCAACCCGAACACCGACATCGACAACGACGACAGCGGCAGTACCGGCCAGGGCGTGGTCAGCGGCCCGATTGTGCTGAGCAGCGCCGGCGAGCCGACCAGCGAAGACCGCGACGCGAACAGCAACCTGACGATCGACTTCGGCGTGTTCATGCCGGCCAGCGTCGGCAGCGTGGTGTGGTTCGACACCAACGGCGACGGCGTGCGCGACCCAGGCGAGGCCGGCGTGCCGAACGTGACGGTGACACTCTACGACGCGAACGGGCAGGCGCTGGCGAGCACCACCACCGGCCCCGACGGCACCTACCTGTTCACCGATCTGCCGCCTGGCGTGTACACGCTTGGCGTGAGCGACTTGCCGCAGGGCCTGGTGTTCACCAGCCCGAACCAGGGCAGCGACGACAGCCGCGACAGCGATGTCGACCCGGCGACCGGCCGCACCGAACCGATCACGCTGGTGCCGGGGTCGAACCAGCCGAACTGGTGGGCCGGCCTGATCCCCAACCCCACAGCCGTGACACTGCGCAGCTTCACGGCCACCTGGCGTGGCAGTGTGCTGGAGGTAGCCTGGGAAACGAGCGCCGAGCTGCATAGCCTGGGCTTCTACCTGTACCGCAGCACAACCGGCCGGCGCGGCGATGCCGTGCTGGTCACTCCCAGCCTGATCGCGGCGCGGGGGCGTGGCCAGGGCGGCGCAGCCTATACCTGGTACGATGGCAGCACAGAGCCAGGCCAGCGCTATAGCTACTGGCTGGCCGAGATCGAGCTAAACGGGCGGGTTAATGAGTATGGGCCGGCCGACAGCGCGGGCACAGCCGCGCAGCAGGTGCTGTACGTGCCGGTAGTGGTGCGGTAG